In one window of Massilibacterium senegalense DNA:
- a CDS encoding 2OG-Fe dioxygenase family protein — MKISPNFIKSSDLKIKVHEFESNGYLQIPNEVFLETEEDNQLLQKAQLDYNSLHNDAYGESRARAYSRYIKYANSTDCMLDLHNDYFQSKEYNYDDGGKIRSFNKISNVFLNNSLIKKIIKFDSDFAFQTNILDQNKDLIIGLHQVRYHVKRNRPSFSSPIWLHKDDEPIVFLHLMNLTNSAIGGDNLIANNPKEINRVISLKNPLETLVFSQKVFHAVTPVGTQSITGAFRDILLVTFSYKEKNDAQ; from the coding sequence ATGAAGATAAGTCCTAATTTTATAAAATCCTCTGATTTAAAAATTAAGGTACATGAATTTGAATCAAACGGTTATCTTCAAATCCCTAACGAAGTCTTTTTAGAAACTGAGGAAGATAATCAGTTACTTCAAAAGGCCCAGTTAGATTATAATAGTTTACATAACGATGCTTATGGAGAATCTCGTGCTAGAGCATATTCAAGATATATAAAATATGCTAATTCAACAGACTGCATGTTAGATCTGCATAATGATTATTTTCAATCCAAAGAGTATAATTATGATGATGGTGGAAAAATTAGAAGCTTCAATAAAATTTCAAATGTTTTTTTGAACAACTCCTTAATTAAAAAAATTATTAAATTTGACAGTGATTTTGCCTTTCAAACAAATATACTTGATCAAAACAAAGATTTAATTATTGGTTTACACCAAGTACGTTATCATGTTAAAAGAAATAGGCCATCTTTTAGTTCGCCAATTTGGTTACATAAAGATGATGAGCCAATTGTATTTTTACATCTTATGAACTTAACTAATTCAGCAATTGGTGGAGATAATTTAATTGCTAATAATCCTAAAGAAATAAATAGGGTTATAAGCTTGAAAAATCCTCTTGAAACCTTAGTATTTAGTCAAAAAGTATTCCATGCTGTTACACCAGTTGGAACACAAAGTATAACAGGTGCTTTTCGTGATATACTGTTAGTCACTTTTTCTTATAAGGAAAAAAATGATGCACAATAA
- a CDS encoding type II toxin-antitoxin system death-on-curing family toxin, translating into MTPEVAILVNRQLIMEYSPDEFIGVKDHHLLASALTRPKQTIMGKDAYPSIFLKGAALMQSLAQNHCFYNANKRTALLCTALFFRYNGYRLQFENSEEEEDFVVGIVTHNYSLEEISSVLEEHVILIQ; encoded by the coding sequence ATGACACCTGAGGTAGCAATTTTGGTGAATCGTCAATTAATTATGGAGTATTCACCAGATGAATTCATTGGTGTGAAAGATCATCATTTATTAGCGTCGGCATTAACTAGACCTAAGCAAACTATAATGGGGAAAGATGCATATCCTTCTATTTTTTTAAAAGGAGCTGCGCTTATGCAGTCACTTGCTCAAAATCATTGTTTTTATAATGCAAATAAACGGACAGCACTACTTTGTACAGCTCTCTTTTTTCGTTATAATGGATATCGACTGCAATTTGAAAATAGTGAGGAAGAAGAGGATTTTGTAGTGGGAATTGTTACTCACAATTATTCGTTAGAAGAAATTTCAAGTGTTTTAGAGGAGCATGTAATCTTGATCCAGTAG
- a CDS encoding AbrB/MazE/SpoVT family DNA-binding domain-containing protein yields the protein MERMERKITQVGNSLGLTLPTQMLKQLGIVKGDEVVVEIQDGQLHIKKAPTMVKLPKGVPADFFDVLEEEMQAHNKALKGLVNR from the coding sequence ATGGAAAGAATGGAAAGGAAAATCACACAGGTTGGTAATTCTTTAGGATTAACTCTTCCAACTCAAATGTTAAAACAGTTAGGTATCGTAAAGGGTGATGAAGTAGTAGTAGAAATACAAGACGGTCAATTGCATATTAAAAAGGCTCCAACGATGGTAAAGTTACCAAAAGGTGTACCAGCTGATTTTTTTGATGTGTTAGAAGAAGAAATGCAGGCCCATAATAAAGCATTAAAAGGACTTGTGAATAGATAA
- a CDS encoding SHOCT domain-containing protein, translating to MRVKQFSQNNPDEMENKYEMSHEQLQNEFDYYRAEGTFVKFLENNLITKEEFNKIVENLSL from the coding sequence ATGCGAGTTAAACAATTTTCTCAAAACAATCCAGATGAAATGGAAAATAAATACGAAATGAGTCATGAGCAGTTACAGAATGAATTTGATTACTATAGAGCAGAAGGAACGTTCGTAAAATTTCTCGAAAACAACCTCATAACCAAAGAAGAATTCAATAAAATTGTCGAAAATTTAAGCCTTTAG
- a CDS encoding DMT family transporter, whose product MFKPKSLSILKMVLSMSIFGSIGFFSVKTNLPSLELVFVRCICATIFLSFVWYITGQHKIEKWNRKEIFQILLCGFFLVFNWVFLFKAFEVTSITIAISVYHLAPIIVLIIGSIVFKEKLNLISVLSIIGCFFGILLISGVSGISSFENLMSPGMIWGLLAALFYAFTTLLGKGIQNMSAYAMTFLQTSFGIFLLFPFVDFEAFHGLTTVNWTYILATGLIHTGLVYYLFFDSLRNLPTNLISILVFLDPAVAILLDILFIGFRPNILQTFGIILIFSGMALTFWKPKSKKIKLADYDMSKDSQT is encoded by the coding sequence TTGTTCAAACCAAAATCTTTATCTATTCTAAAAATGGTTTTATCAATGTCTATTTTTGGTTCAATTGGTTTCTTCTCAGTCAAAACTAATTTACCATCTTTAGAATTAGTTTTTGTACGTTGTATTTGTGCAACTATATTTTTAAGTTTTGTTTGGTATATAACGGGACAGCACAAAATTGAAAAGTGGAATCGAAAAGAAATATTTCAAATCTTATTATGTGGTTTTTTTCTTGTCTTTAACTGGGTTTTTTTATTTAAAGCCTTTGAAGTGACATCTATTACCATTGCGATTTCTGTTTATCATCTTGCTCCTATTATCGTACTTATTATTGGAAGCATTGTTTTTAAAGAAAAATTAAATCTTATTTCCGTCCTTTCTATTATTGGTTGTTTTTTCGGTATTCTGTTAATATCAGGTGTAAGCGGGATAAGTTCTTTTGAAAATTTAATGTCTCCTGGGATGATATGGGGACTTCTTGCAGCACTTTTTTACGCTTTTACCACTTTATTAGGAAAAGGCATTCAAAATATGAGTGCTTATGCCATGACCTTTTTACAAACATCTTTCGGTATATTCCTTTTGTTTCCTTTTGTAGATTTTGAAGCATTTCATGGTCTTACCACTGTTAATTGGACATATATTTTAGCAACAGGGCTTATTCATACGGGATTAGTATATTATCTGTTTTTTGATAGTTTACGTAATTTACCAACAAATTTAATTTCTATTTTGGTATTTTTGGATCCAGCAGTGGCCATTTTATTAGATATATTATTTATAGGATTTCGTCCAAATATTTTGCAAACATTCGGTATTATCCTTATTTTTAGCGGAATGGCTTTAACCTTTTGGAAACCGAAGTCTAAAAAAATAAAATTGGCAGATTATGACATGTCCAAAGATAGTCAAACTTAA
- a CDS encoding ATP-binding cassette domain-containing protein has product MEVQIEVIEVSKKVKESNLIDHITLKLEKGKTYGFIGYNGSGKSMLFKAICGLTPITSGSIRVNGKYIGKDIDFIENTGVIIESPEFMNRLTGLENLKLLAEIQNKINESEILNYLQKVGLGGHERKKVSKYSLGMKQRLRIAQAIMEDPEILILDEPFNGLDKRGVEEIHNLLLEYKALGKTILLTSHHESDINLLCDTVFELEKGRIINQKVLVNK; this is encoded by the coding sequence ATGGAAGTACAGATTGAGGTAATAGAAGTTTCAAAAAAGGTAAAAGAAAGTAACCTAATAGACCATATAACTTTGAAATTGGAGAAAGGGAAAACATATGGTTTTATTGGATACAACGGTTCTGGAAAAAGTATGTTATTTAAAGCAATATGTGGACTAACCCCTATTACTTCAGGAAGTATTAGGGTTAATGGTAAGTATATTGGTAAAGATATTGATTTTATTGAAAATACAGGTGTTATTATTGAATCACCAGAATTTATGAATCGTTTAACAGGACTAGAAAATTTGAAGCTTTTGGCAGAAATTCAAAATAAAATTAATGAAAGTGAAATTCTTAATTATCTTCAAAAGGTGGGTTTAGGAGGACATGAAAGGAAAAAGGTGTCCAAATATTCTCTTGGAATGAAACAACGTCTTAGAATCGCTCAAGCTATTATGGAGGACCCTGAGATTTTAATTTTGGACGAACCTTTTAACGGCTTGGATAAAAGAGGGGTAGAAGAAATTCACAATTTGCTTCTTGAGTATAAAGCATTAGGAAAGACGATTTTGCTAACTAGTCATCATGAAAGTGATATTAACCTCTTGTGTGATACGGTATTTGAACTTGAAAAAGGAAGAATCATAAATCAGAAAGTGCTAGTAAACAAATAA